From a single Nitrogeniibacter mangrovi genomic region:
- a CDS encoding nuclear transport factor 2 family protein has translation MSNTEKVVALLKSIETGDTAPVAYINPARYTQHNLAVGDGLAGFGAVLQALPPGSARVNTVRAFADGDYVFTHTEYNFFGPKIGFDIFRFDNGQIVEHWDNLQVTPEAPNPSGRSMIDGPTQSEALEKTEENKALARQFVEDILIGGKMAQLQQYFDGDHYIQHNPQIADGLSGLGAALEAMAKQGIQMEYDRIHKVLGEGNFVLAVSEGSLGGTHTAFYDLFRIADARIAEHWDVIEAIPPRAEWKNDNGKF, from the coding sequence ATGTCCAATACCGAAAAAGTCGTCGCCCTGCTCAAGAGCATCGAAACGGGTGACACCGCCCCCGTGGCCTACATCAACCCCGCCCGCTACACCCAGCACAATCTGGCGGTCGGTGACGGCCTGGCCGGCTTCGGCGCGGTGCTTCAGGCGCTGCCGCCCGGCAGTGCCCGCGTCAACACGGTGCGCGCCTTCGCAGACGGGGATTACGTCTTCACCCACACCGAATACAACTTCTTCGGCCCCAAGATCGGCTTCGATATCTTCCGCTTCGACAACGGACAGATCGTGGAGCATTGGGACAACCTGCAGGTCACGCCCGAGGCCCCCAACCCGTCGGGCCGTTCGATGATCGACGGCCCCACGCAGAGCGAAGCCCTGGAGAAGACGGAAGAGAACAAGGCGCTGGCACGGCAGTTTGTCGAAGACATTCTGATCGGCGGCAAGATGGCCCAGCTTCAGCAGTACTTCGACGGCGACCACTACATTCAGCACAACCCGCAGATCGCCGACGGGCTGAGCGGCCTCGGCGCCGCGCTTGAGGCCATGGCCAAGCAAGGCATCCAGATGGAATACGACCGGATCCACAAGGTGCTTGGCGAAGGCAACTTCGTGCTCGCGGTCAGCGAAGGCTCGCTGGGCGGCACCCATACCGCGTTCTACGACCTCTTCCGCATCGCCGATGCCAGGATCGCCGAACATTGGGATGTCATCGAAGCCATCCCGCCGCGCGCCGAGTGGAAGAACGACAACGGCAAGTTCTGA
- a CDS encoding AraC family transcriptional regulator: protein MSPARLRQRVDAGVMAQPERVDFFMLMLVSDGSGRHTVDFVDYPLGPGAVIFVRPGQVQRWHLEGDYGGMLALVSPVALPQNTAVGDARRERDLLLLDQWPTHAWLDGPGHARVGDSAAGLEADFARYDGSERDVQLVRHELLVVMLQLAKCHAATGAISESAGVTQGPYRLFVDALEQGFRAQHSLQYYAVRLGYAASTLSRACLRMEGRSAKQVIDRRVTLEAQRLLAHADTPVATIGHALGFSEPTNFVKFFRRMTGVTPAAFRQRYTGDREG, encoded by the coding sequence ATGAGCCCGGCCCGCCTCCGGCAGCGTGTGGATGCCGGGGTGATGGCCCAGCCGGAGCGTGTGGACTTCTTCATGCTGATGCTGGTGTCCGACGGCTCGGGGCGTCACACGGTGGATTTCGTCGACTACCCCCTGGGGCCGGGGGCGGTGATCTTCGTCCGGCCCGGGCAGGTTCAGCGATGGCATCTCGAGGGGGATTACGGGGGCATGCTGGCGCTGGTGTCGCCGGTCGCGTTGCCGCAGAACACCGCGGTGGGTGATGCGCGGCGCGAGCGTGATCTGCTGTTGCTCGATCAATGGCCGACGCATGCCTGGCTCGACGGGCCCGGGCACGCTCGGGTTGGCGACAGTGCGGCGGGTCTGGAGGCCGATTTCGCGCGTTACGACGGCAGCGAGCGCGACGTGCAGCTCGTACGGCACGAGTTGCTGGTGGTCATGCTGCAGCTGGCCAAATGCCATGCCGCGACCGGGGCAATATCGGAAAGCGCCGGCGTGACACAAGGCCCCTATCGCCTGTTTGTCGATGCCCTGGAGCAAGGCTTTCGCGCGCAACACAGCCTGCAGTACTACGCGGTGCGGCTGGGGTATGCCGCCAGCACGCTGAGTCGGGCCTGTCTTCGCATGGAAGGGCGCAGCGCCAAACAGGTCATCGATCGGCGGGTGACGCTCGAAGCGCAGCGTCTGCTGGCCCATGCGGATACGCCGGTGGCGACCATCGGGCATGCGCTGGGCTTTTCGGAGCCGACCAACTTCGTCAAGTTCTTTCGCCGCATGACCGGGGTGACGCCGGCGGCCTTTCGGCAGCGCTATACCGGCGATCGCGAGGGGTGA
- a CDS encoding flagellar motor protein MotA encodes MEPQVFTRPARATTWMSLFLALVAALAAILAPQLADAFLANIAFNSLILLVLAVGIGVNLRQVWRLQREVLWVDDFARRPDAPASSARAVLLAPMARLLSSRERGRFHLSPASMRSILDSVQIRLEEQRDLSRYLIGLLIFLGLLGTFWGLLATIRSVGDIIGSMSGGADPVAMFDALKTRLDAPLSGMATSFSTSLFGLAGSLVVGFLDLQSGHAQNRFYNELEEWLSHITRLPGGALGEGEGGSVPAYVQALLEQTAESLERMQRSASEADRERRQTSEQLGELNSQLNRLADLLTRESRDLVAMTESQDELRGFIRQMAQHPAQANALSEDIRAELRLLSRTIAAALDGRKAD; translated from the coding sequence ATGGAGCCCCAGGTGTTCACCCGGCCCGCCCGGGCCACGACATGGATGAGCCTGTTTCTCGCCCTGGTCGCCGCACTGGCGGCCATTCTGGCGCCGCAGCTGGCCGATGCCTTCCTGGCCAACATCGCCTTCAACAGCCTGATCCTGCTGGTGCTCGCGGTGGGCATCGGCGTCAATCTGCGCCAGGTGTGGCGACTGCAGCGTGAAGTGCTGTGGGTGGACGATTTCGCCCGGCGGCCCGACGCACCGGCCTCGAGCGCCCGGGCGGTGTTGCTGGCACCGATGGCGCGCCTGCTCAGCTCTCGCGAGCGCGGCCGCTTCCATCTCTCGCCGGCCTCCATGCGCTCCATTCTCGACAGCGTGCAGATCCGCCTCGAGGAACAGCGCGACCTGTCCCGCTACCTCATCGGCCTGCTCATCTTCCTCGGCCTGCTCGGCACCTTCTGGGGGCTGCTCGCCACCATCCGCTCGGTGGGCGACATCATCGGCTCCATGAGCGGGGGCGCCGATCCGGTCGCCATGTTCGATGCCCTCAAGACCCGGCTCGACGCGCCCCTGTCGGGCATGGCCACCAGCTTCTCCACCTCCCTGTTCGGGCTCGCCGGCTCGCTCGTGGTGGGCTTTCTCGACCTGCAGTCGGGCCATGCCCAGAACCGCTTCTACAACGAGCTGGAGGAGTGGCTCTCGCACATCACCCGCCTGCCCGGCGGCGCCCTCGGCGAGGGCGAAGGCGGCAGCGTGCCGGCCTATGTTCAGGCGCTGCTGGAACAGACCGCCGAGAGCCTCGAGCGCATGCAGCGCTCCGCCTCCGAGGCGGACCGCGAACGGCGCCAGACCAGCGAACAGCTCGGTGAGCTCAACAGCCAGCTCAACCGCCTGGCCGACCTGCTCACCCGCGAGTCGCGCGATCTGGTCGCCATGACCGAGTCGCAGGACGAGCTGCGCGGCTTCATCCGCCAGATGGCCCAGCACCCGGCCCAGGCCAACGCCCTGTCCGAAGACATCCGCGCCGAACTGCGCCTGCTCTCGCGCACCATCGCCGCGGCCCTCGACGGACGCAAGGCCGACTGA
- the nirJ gene encoding heme d1 biosynthesis radical SAM protein NirJ, giving the protein MFRLSQYMHELVEPTPVGPRRDLPGPVVIWNLIRRCNLTCKHCYSISADTNFPGELNTAQVFSVMDDLKAARVPVLILSGGEPLLRPDIFEIAHRAKAMGFYTALSSNGTLITEANIERIAAVDFNYVGVSLDGIADTHDRFRRKAGAFDESLAGIRMCRDLGVKVGVRFTMTQDNAEDLPRLLQLTADERIDRFYFSHLNYAGRGNKNRKDDAQHQLTRWAMDLLFETCWQDVQDGRVREFTTGNNDADGVYFLKWVAARFPDKAEHIRAKLVQWGGNASGVNVANIDNLGKVHPDTMWWHHTLGNVKERPFGEIWADTTDPLMAGLKARPRQVKGRCGGCAHFDICGGNTRVRAQQLTGDAWQEDPACYLDDDEIGLAADARGERLGVTPYPRRVA; this is encoded by the coding sequence ATGTTTCGCCTCTCCCAATACATGCATGAACTGGTCGAGCCCACCCCCGTGGGCCCGCGCCGCGACCTGCCCGGTCCGGTGGTGATCTGGAACCTGATCCGCCGCTGCAACCTGACCTGCAAGCACTGCTATTCCATCTCGGCGGACACGAACTTTCCCGGCGAGCTGAACACCGCGCAGGTGTTCTCGGTCATGGACGACCTCAAGGCCGCGCGGGTGCCGGTGCTGATCCTCTCCGGCGGCGAGCCGCTGCTGCGCCCGGACATCTTCGAGATCGCCCATCGCGCCAAGGCCATGGGCTTCTACACGGCGCTGTCGTCCAACGGCACCCTGATCACCGAGGCCAACATCGAGCGCATCGCGGCGGTGGACTTCAACTACGTGGGCGTGAGCCTGGACGGCATCGCCGACACCCACGACCGCTTCCGGCGCAAGGCAGGGGCCTTCGACGAGTCGCTCGCCGGGATCCGGATGTGTCGCGACCTGGGCGTCAAGGTGGGGGTGCGCTTCACCATGACCCAGGACAATGCCGAGGATCTGCCGCGCCTGCTCCAGCTCACCGCGGACGAGCGCATCGACCGCTTCTACTTCTCGCACCTGAACTATGCCGGGCGCGGCAACAAGAACCGCAAGGACGACGCCCAGCACCAGCTCACCCGCTGGGCCATGGACCTGCTCTTCGAGACCTGCTGGCAGGATGTGCAGGACGGCCGGGTGCGCGAGTTCACCACCGGCAACAACGATGCCGACGGGGTGTATTTCCTCAAGTGGGTGGCGGCGCGCTTCCCCGACAAGGCCGAGCACATCCGTGCCAAGCTGGTGCAGTGGGGCGGCAACGCCAGCGGCGTGAACGTGGCCAACATCGACAACCTGGGCAAGGTCCATCCGGACACCATGTGGTGGCACCACACCCTCGGCAACGTCAAGGAGCGCCCGTTCGGCGAGATCTGGGCCGACACCACCGACCCGCTCATGGCCGGGCTCAAGGCGCGGCCACGACAGGTGAAGGGGCGCTGCGGCGGCTGTGCCCACTTCGACATCTGCGGCGGCAACACCCGGGTGCGCGCCCAGCAGCTCACCGGTGACGCCTGGCAGGAAGATCCGGCCTGCTACCTGGACGACGACGAGATCGGTCTGGCCGCCGACGCCCGGGGCGAGCGCCTTGGCGTGACGCCCTATCCGCGTCGCGTCGCCTGA
- a CDS encoding nitrite reductase, with translation MQTLIHVVVLVAISVFAAFAKAEAPADPAALFAQHCARCHGADRLGQMGPALLPENLARLKPAAARTVIAEGRTATQMPAFGQVLSGEQIDALAKWIYTDTGEIPPWGEDRIRASRIVHVDDTRLPNKPVFDADPLNVFLVVEQGDHHVSVLDGDKMERIHRFASRYALHGGPKFTADGRFVYFASRDGWITKYDIWNLTPVVEVRAGINTRNVAVSEDGKVVAVANYLPRTLVLLDGELNLLKVIEVKDKDGKKSSRVSAVYDAAPRKSFVAALKDVPEVWEISYDPKAEPIAAGYVHDYQYQEGGFIPGYLNPRRTVLDDVLDDFFFTQDYTEVMGTARKTRRGQVVNLDIRRKVADLDISGMPHLGSGITWHWHGRTVMASPNLKEGKISIIDMADWKVLKEVKTLGPGFFMRSHEKSRYAWIDSMMSPSHHDTLQILDKETFEIVGQVREPGKTLAHVEFDRNGRYVIASLMEQDGAIIFYDASTWKEIKRLPASKPIGKYNVFNKTRLSEGTSH, from the coding sequence ATGCAGACACTGATTCATGTGGTCGTGCTGGTGGCCATCTCCGTGTTCGCGGCCTTCGCCAAGGCCGAGGCGCCCGCCGACCCCGCGGCGCTGTTCGCGCAGCACTGCGCCCGCTGCCACGGCGCCGACCGGCTCGGCCAGATGGGCCCGGCACTGCTGCCCGAGAACCTGGCCCGGCTCAAGCCGGCGGCGGCGCGAACGGTGATTGCCGAGGGGCGCACCGCGACCCAGATGCCGGCCTTCGGCCAGGTGCTCTCGGGCGAGCAGATCGACGCGCTCGCCAAGTGGATCTACACCGACACCGGCGAAATCCCGCCCTGGGGCGAGGACCGGATCCGCGCCTCGCGCATCGTGCATGTGGACGACACCCGGCTGCCGAACAAGCCGGTCTTCGATGCCGACCCGCTCAACGTGTTCCTGGTGGTGGAGCAGGGCGACCACCATGTCTCGGTGCTCGACGGCGACAAGATGGAGCGCATCCACCGCTTCGCCTCGCGCTATGCCCTGCACGGCGGGCCGAAGTTCACCGCCGACGGGCGCTTCGTGTATTTCGCCTCGCGCGACGGCTGGATCACCAAGTACGACATCTGGAACCTGACCCCGGTGGTCGAAGTGCGCGCCGGCATCAACACCCGCAACGTGGCGGTGTCGGAGGACGGCAAGGTGGTGGCGGTGGCCAATTACCTGCCGCGCACCCTGGTGCTGCTCGACGGCGAGCTGAACCTGCTCAAGGTCATCGAGGTGAAGGACAAGGACGGCAAGAAGAGCTCGCGGGTCTCGGCGGTGTACGACGCCGCGCCGCGCAAGAGTTTCGTGGCCGCGCTCAAGGACGTGCCCGAGGTGTGGGAGATCAGTTACGACCCCAAGGCCGAGCCGATCGCCGCCGGCTACGTGCATGACTACCAGTACCAGGAAGGCGGCTTCATCCCCGGCTACCTGAACCCGCGCCGCACGGTGCTCGACGACGTGCTCGACGATTTCTTCTTCACCCAGGACTACACCGAGGTGATGGGCACCGCGCGCAAGACCCGTCGCGGCCAGGTGGTCAATCTCGACATCCGCCGCAAGGTCGCCGACCTGGACATCAGCGGCATGCCGCACCTGGGCTCGGGCATCACCTGGCATTGGCATGGGCGCACCGTGATGGCCTCGCCCAACCTCAAGGAAGGCAAGATCAGCATCATCGACATGGCCGACTGGAAGGTGCTCAAGGAGGTGAAGACCCTGGGGCCGGGCTTCTTCATGCGCAGCCACGAAAAGTCCCGCTATGCCTGGATCGATTCCATGATGAGCCCCAGCCATCACGACACCCTGCAGATCCTCGACAAGGAGACCTTCGAGATCGTCGGCCAGGTGCGCGAGCCGGGCAAGACGCTCGCCCATGTGGAGTTCGACCGCAACGGCCGCTACGTCATCGCCAGCCTCATGGAGCAGGACGGCGCGATCATCTTCTACGACGCGAGCACGTGGAAGGAGATCAAGCGCCTGCCGGCCTCCAAGCCCATCGGCAAGTACAACGTGTTCAACAAGACGCGACTGTCCGAAGGCACCAGCCACTGA
- a CDS encoding AMP-dependent synthetase/ligase, whose amino-acid sequence MSDPQAQAALDTFPRLLMQHARTRPDRPAMREKEFGIWQTYTWADVAREVRAIACGLAELGFRRGDRLAIIGDNRPRLYWSVAACQCLGGIPVLLYQDAVAEEMVYVLQDAEIRFAVVEDQEQVDKMLEIKGDAPVLEHVIYDDARGMRHYADTFLLGLDELIAMGENHDRNQPDFLDGEIDKGEANDISVMLYTSGTTGKPKGVCQTHRAFIESARGGQQFDKLTDREDILSYLPMAWVGDHLFSYAQAMVAGFTINCPESGETVMTDLREIGPTYYFAPPRIFENLLTTVLIRMEDAGWIKRKLFAYFMDVARRCGADMLDGKPVSTGDRFKYALGSLLIYGPLKNVLGFSRIRVAYTAGAAIGPDLFRFYRSIGINLKQLYGQTETCAYVCLQPDGQIKLDSVGKPAPGVEVKLADNGEILVKGPMLLKAYYKRPDATAESLNEDGYFLTGDAGFFDEDGHLKIIDRAKDVGKLTSGAMFAPNYIENKLKFFSHIKEAVAFGNGHDYVTAFINIDLEAVGNWAERRGLAYSGYTDLAAQEPVYALIRECVEEINAQLAADPMMSESQVRRFLILHKELDADDGELTRTRKVRRKFISEKYGELIEALFSDKTHQYIETEVKYEDGRQGKISADLRIVDVKTFASQAARPAA is encoded by the coding sequence ATGTCAGACCCCCAGGCTCAGGCTGCGCTGGACACGTTCCCGCGCCTGCTGATGCAGCATGCGCGCACCCGGCCGGACCGTCCCGCCATGCGCGAGAAGGAATTCGGGATCTGGCAGACCTACACCTGGGCCGATGTGGCCCGGGAGGTGAGGGCGATCGCCTGTGGCCTGGCGGAGCTGGGATTCCGGCGCGGCGATCGCCTCGCCATCATCGGCGACAACCGGCCCCGGCTGTACTGGTCGGTGGCCGCTTGCCAGTGTCTGGGCGGGATTCCGGTCCTGCTCTACCAGGACGCGGTGGCCGAGGAGATGGTCTACGTGCTCCAGGACGCCGAGATCCGTTTCGCCGTGGTCGAGGACCAGGAGCAGGTGGACAAGATGCTCGAGATCAAAGGCGATGCGCCGGTGCTCGAGCATGTGATCTACGACGACGCGCGCGGCATGCGCCACTATGCCGACACCTTCCTGCTCGGGCTCGACGAGCTGATCGCCATGGGCGAGAACCATGACCGCAACCAGCCCGACTTCCTCGACGGCGAGATCGACAAGGGCGAGGCCAACGACATCTCGGTGATGCTCTACACCTCGGGCACCACCGGCAAACCCAAGGGCGTGTGCCAGACCCACCGAGCCTTCATCGAGTCGGCCCGGGGCGGCCAGCAGTTCGACAAGCTCACCGACCGCGAGGACATCCTCTCCTACCTGCCCATGGCGTGGGTGGGCGACCACCTGTTCTCCTACGCCCAGGCCATGGTCGCCGGCTTCACCATCAACTGCCCGGAGTCGGGCGAGACGGTGATGACCGACCTGCGCGAGATCGGGCCCACCTATTACTTCGCACCGCCGCGCATCTTCGAGAACCTGCTCACCACGGTGTTGATCCGCATGGAGGACGCCGGCTGGATCAAGCGCAAGCTGTTCGCCTATTTCATGGACGTGGCCCGGCGCTGCGGGGCGGACATGCTGGACGGCAAACCGGTGTCGACCGGCGACCGGTTCAAGTACGCCCTGGGCAGCCTGCTCATCTACGGCCCACTCAAGAACGTGCTCGGCTTCTCGCGCATCCGCGTCGCCTATACGGCGGGCGCGGCCATCGGGCCGGACCTGTTCCGCTTCTACCGCTCCATCGGCATCAACCTCAAGCAGCTCTATGGCCAGACCGAGACCTGCGCCTACGTGTGCCTGCAGCCGGACGGCCAGATCAAGCTCGACTCGGTGGGCAAGCCGGCGCCGGGGGTGGAGGTGAAGCTGGCGGACAACGGCGAGATCTTGGTCAAGGGGCCGATGCTGCTCAAGGCCTACTACAAGCGGCCCGACGCCACCGCCGAATCGCTCAACGAGGACGGCTACTTCCTCACCGGGGATGCCGGCTTCTTCGACGAGGATGGCCATCTGAAGATCATCGATCGCGCCAAGGACGTGGGCAAGCTCACCAGCGGCGCCATGTTCGCGCCCAACTACATCGAGAACAAGCTCAAGTTCTTCTCGCACATCAAGGAGGCGGTGGCCTTCGGCAACGGGCACGACTACGTGACCGCCTTCATCAACATCGACCTGGAAGCGGTGGGCAACTGGGCCGAGCGTCGTGGCCTGGCCTATTCGGGTTACACCGACCTGGCCGCCCAGGAGCCCGTGTATGCGCTCATCCGCGAATGCGTCGAGGAGATCAATGCCCAGCTCGCCGCCGACCCGATGATGAGCGAATCGCAGGTCCGGCGCTTCCTCATCCTGCACAAGGAGCTGGACGCCGACGACGGCGAGCTGACGCGGACCCGCAAGGTGCGCCGCAAGTTCATCTCGGAGAAGTACGGCGAACTGATCGAGGCCCTGTTCTCGGACAAGACGCACCAGTACATCGAGACCGAGGTGAAGTACGAGGATGGTCGCCAGGGCAAGATCTCGGCCGACCTGCGCATTGTCGACGTGAAGACCTTCGCGTCCCAGGCCGCCCGGCCTGCTGCCTGA
- a CDS encoding peptidoglycan -binding protein, with protein MAALSRRRRTLDFWPGFVDALAALLMVMIFVILIFTIGQFVLSDAVSGRDRAIARLNADLATLAKQLSLATDARTQAEAQLAELSASLAQAQGRQKQLTLDLQQSESKRQSAEEDAARLVNDIAALQRLKADLEAEVARLGTALDTSEGKLKEQSEVSERALAQVELLNRQLAAVRTQLETLNNALDAAKAAARDKDLKIEALGKELNLALAQKARELARYRSEFFGRLREVLGQRDDIQIVGDRFVFSSEVLFDSASDAVSDSGRQQLAQLATTLKTLAREIPDDVPWVLQVDGHTDRRPIHTERFPSNWELSTARAIAIVKFLRDRGIPANRLAATGYGQFHPLDPHDTAAAYARNRRIELKLTAP; from the coding sequence ATGGCCGCCCTGTCGCGCCGCCGCCGGACGCTCGACTTCTGGCCGGGCTTCGTGGACGCGCTCGCCGCGCTGCTGATGGTGATGATCTTCGTGATCCTCATCTTCACCATCGGCCAGTTCGTGCTCAGCGACGCGGTCAGCGGGCGCGACCGCGCCATCGCCCGCCTCAACGCCGATCTGGCCACCCTCGCCAAGCAGCTGAGTCTGGCCACCGACGCCCGCACCCAGGCCGAGGCCCAGCTCGCCGAGCTGTCGGCGAGCCTGGCCCAGGCGCAGGGCAGGCAGAAGCAGCTCACCCTCGACCTGCAGCAGTCCGAATCGAAACGCCAGTCCGCCGAAGAGGACGCGGCCCGGCTGGTCAACGACATCGCCGCGCTGCAACGCCTCAAGGCCGATCTCGAGGCCGAGGTGGCGCGCCTGGGCACCGCCCTCGACACCAGCGAGGGCAAGCTCAAGGAGCAGAGCGAGGTCTCCGAGCGGGCGCTGGCCCAGGTGGAATTGCTCAATCGCCAGCTGGCCGCCGTACGCACCCAGCTCGAGACCCTGAACAACGCCCTCGATGCCGCCAAGGCGGCCGCCCGCGACAAGGACCTGAAGATCGAGGCACTGGGCAAGGAGCTCAACCTCGCCCTCGCCCAGAAGGCGCGCGAGCTGGCGCGCTACCGCTCCGAGTTCTTCGGCCGCCTGCGCGAAGTGCTGGGCCAGCGCGACGACATCCAGATCGTCGGCGACCGCTTCGTGTTCTCCAGCGAGGTGCTGTTCGACAGCGCCTCGGACGCCGTCTCCGACAGCGGCCGCCAGCAACTGGCGCAACTGGCCACCACGCTCAAGACGCTCGCCAGGGAGATCCCCGACGACGTGCCCTGGGTGCTGCAGGTGGACGGCCACACCGACCGCCGCCCCATCCACACCGAGCGCTTTCCCTCCAACTGGGAGCTGTCCACCGCGCGCGCCATCGCCATCGTCAAGTTCCTGCGCGACCGGGGCATTCCGGCCAACCGGCTCGCCGCCACCGGCTACGGCCAGTTCCATCCGCTCGACCCGCACGACACCGCGGCGGCCTACGCCCGCAACCGGCGCATCGAGCTGAAGCTCACCGCCCCGTGA
- a CDS encoding YihY/virulence factor BrkB family protein, with product MRPRHIIRLLLVPIRAAIKTLSDRCTTYAAALAYYSAFSLAPILVLAVSVAGLFFGEKAASGRIVGELQSLIGPDGAALVQRLIAASAQSGDGLMATLISTGVMLLGATGLFMQMGHGFEAVFGRPNQSRAAWVNLLMARLKGLTVVFGIGFLLMVSLVASAAIVAVGEFATRGMTALLWLASILQLAITISLQSVMIAILYRVLIPARLTKKSLLAGAMVTAVLFEVGKWGVGLYMGRAGLDSTFGAAGSLAVILVWVYYVSLILLYGSEITYQLDRLDRIDGRIIRHPKKKQRKADVAAARQRQVADALRADENTPELLKPTAARPLTPAVKAREQVSPDA from the coding sequence ATGCGCCCTCGCCACATCATCCGACTGCTGCTCGTTCCCATCCGCGCCGCCATCAAGACGCTCTCGGACCGCTGCACCACCTACGCGGCGGCACTGGCCTACTACTCGGCCTTTTCGCTCGCCCCGATCCTGGTGCTGGCGGTCTCGGTGGCCGGCCTGTTCTTCGGGGAAAAAGCCGCCAGCGGCCGCATCGTCGGCGAGCTGCAATCGCTGATCGGGCCCGATGGCGCGGCACTGGTCCAGCGCCTGATTGCCGCCAGCGCCCAGTCGGGCGACGGCCTGATGGCCACGCTCATCAGTACCGGCGTCATGCTGCTCGGTGCCACCGGCCTGTTCATGCAGATGGGCCACGGCTTCGAAGCGGTCTTCGGCCGTCCCAACCAATCGCGCGCCGCCTGGGTGAACCTGCTCATGGCCCGCCTCAAGGGCCTGACCGTGGTGTTCGGCATCGGCTTTCTGCTCATGGTCTCGCTGGTGGCCAGCGCCGCCATCGTGGCGGTGGGCGAGTTCGCCACCCGCGGCATGACGGCCCTGTTGTGGCTGGCCTCCATCCTGCAGCTGGCCATCACCATCAGCCTGCAGAGCGTCATGATCGCCATCCTCTACCGGGTGCTCATTCCGGCGCGCCTGACCAAGAAATCGCTGCTCGCCGGCGCCATGGTCACGGCGGTACTGTTCGAGGTGGGCAAATGGGGCGTCGGCCTTTACATGGGCCGCGCCGGGCTGGACAGCACCTTCGGGGCCGCCGGCTCACTGGCGGTCATTCTGGTGTGGGTCTACTACGTGTCGCTGATCCTGCTTTACGGCTCGGAGATCACCTACCAGCTCGACCGCCTCGATCGCATCGATGGGCGGATCATTCGCCATCCGAAGAAAAAACAGCGCAAGGCCGATGTGGCCGCGGCAAGACAGCGCCAGGTCGCCGACGCGCTGCGCGCGGACGAAAACACGCCGGAGCTGCTCAAGCCCACCGCCGCCCGACCGCTCACCCCGGCCGTAAAAGCCCGGGAGCAGGTCAGCCCGGACGCGTGA